From a single Lentisphaera profundi genomic region:
- a CDS encoding ThuA domain-containing protein, with amino-acid sequence MRLKNFIFSALALASVATFANEDKNAKIKQINQEIQTLQEGSKAKKKPSKATKQKISLLKANKKVIEKEAELNKMFSAFDVVKSKSPRKVLIYSRTTGFRHGSIEMGAVLLQQLGDKTGAYTSVHTEDEAMFNDAELAKYDVILMLSTTRNPIASPKARAAFEKFMASDKGLVGIHAATDCHKDWPNYLEAMGGIFDGHPWGGGDKVTIYNEDPDHVCAKMVPQGFVIQDEIYQYKDDKYFTRDKMRVLLSLDLSGPNMMKNKKKMKRKDNDYAVSWLRSFTGSKVFYTNLGHNDATFMNPVAMQHILTGIQYAAGDIEADATPSAKLGKFPKAVK; translated from the coding sequence ATGAGATTAAAAAACTTTATTTTTTCAGCTTTGGCACTGGCTAGTGTTGCGACTTTCGCAAATGAAGACAAAAACGCCAAAATTAAACAGATTAATCAAGAGATCCAAACTTTACAAGAAGGATCAAAGGCTAAGAAAAAACCATCCAAGGCGACCAAGCAGAAAATCAGTTTACTAAAAGCGAATAAAAAAGTCATTGAGAAAGAAGCTGAGCTCAATAAAATGTTTTCTGCTTTTGATGTCGTTAAATCAAAGTCTCCTAGAAAAGTTTTAATTTATTCGCGAACAACTGGTTTCCGTCATGGCTCAATCGAAATGGGTGCGGTCCTACTGCAACAACTCGGTGATAAAACGGGTGCTTATACGTCCGTACATACAGAAGACGAAGCAATGTTTAATGATGCGGAACTCGCAAAATATGATGTTATTCTTATGCTGAGCACAACAAGGAATCCGATTGCGAGTCCTAAAGCACGTGCAGCTTTTGAGAAATTCATGGCTTCGGATAAAGGTTTAGTGGGCATTCACGCTGCGACTGATTGTCATAAAGATTGGCCTAATTACCTCGAAGCCATGGGCGGTATTTTTGATGGTCACCCTTGGGGCGGAGGCGATAAAGTCACAATTTACAATGAAGATCCCGATCATGTTTGTGCAAAAATGGTACCACAAGGTTTTGTGATCCAAGACGAGATCTACCAATATAAAGATGACAAGTATTTCACTCGTGATAAAATGCGCGTTCTTTTAAGCCTTGATTTATCTGGCCCTAATATGATGAAGAATAAGAAGAAAATGAAGCGCAAAGATAATGATTACGCTGTTTCATGGTTGAGATCTTTTACGGGATCAAAAGTCTTTTATACTAACCTCGGTCATAATGATGCAACTTTTATGAATCCAGTAGCGATGCAACATATCCTCACGGGTATTCAGTATGCAGCGGGCGATATCGAAGCTGATGCCACTCCAAGTGCAAAGCTCGGTAAGTTCCCTAAGGCAGTTAAGTAA
- a CDS encoding type II secretion system protein has product MKKPHFTLIELLVVIAIIGILASLLLPVLGKARTKAKEAGCTNNLKMLGIATMNYADNAHNLLPPNHPTGSAGNGSIWTGTHQWYGLGHLYEESYITSGEIYYCPTEDSSDIDIDATRGFNNLNGWVDMSYYYRRSYGANGSSNGDPPQSTDSGTLSIAADHFTPPWSGPYNHKGLRYNVLYLDGSVSFKTNTVVQSTTLNHYRWPDQETYGWLLFDR; this is encoded by the coding sequence ATGAAAAAGCCGCACTTTACACTCATTGAACTTCTCGTCGTCATTGCGATCATTGGTATCTTAGCTTCGCTACTACTTCCCGTCTTAGGGAAAGCACGAACTAAAGCAAAAGAAGCAGGTTGTACCAACAATTTAAAAATGTTAGGGATTGCCACCATGAATTATGCCGATAATGCACATAATTTACTGCCACCTAATCATCCCACTGGTTCAGCGGGAAATGGCTCAATCTGGACAGGTACGCATCAATGGTATGGACTCGGACATTTATACGAGGAATCGTACATAACTTCGGGTGAAATCTACTATTGCCCGACAGAAGATTCCTCTGATATTGACATCGATGCCACACGTGGCTTCAATAATCTTAACGGTTGGGTTGACATGTCTTATTATTACCGTCGTAGTTACGGTGCTAATGGCTCTTCCAATGGAGATCCCCCCCAATCTACTGACTCAGGTACTTTAAGTATTGCAGCAGATCACTTCACACCTCCTTGGTCGGGTCCTTATAATCACAAAGGTCTGCGCTACAATGTGCTCTATCTTGACGGCTCGGTGAGTTTCAAAACTAACACGGTAGTACAAAGCACTACACTCAATCATTATCGATGGCCTGACCAAGAGACTTATGGCTGGTTACTTTTCGATCGCTAA